One segment of Cynocephalus volans isolate mCynVol1 chromosome 8, mCynVol1.pri, whole genome shotgun sequence DNA contains the following:
- the LOC134384075 gene encoding collagen alpha-1(I) chain-like → MAKRSHQPPQSGTGRAGVQGPGAAGGRDGGRPGEAAGAGGRGEAGRRRRRRGPGPVTHARRRRRRRRRRQQQPPRGPAPPAAGLRDNATPGGGPDPAGAGGGETGPFTAISSWAGGGGSLSPSPGEAAPFSGAGLRRCRRIFFTQRAEHPTWRCGRLQQSGRTATRKVSGAFGTAREAEGGRPLRLFPETASGRDSSEALGRGFGRRSGALQGGLASSGRIGEGAVCGCPRRGCGAEGESEGEAGPVSGRPCGPAGRDNGDGPGACGPPSPARGSREVRPGEKVRSCGRNRLARVTPGGQGPAAATY, encoded by the coding sequence ATGGCAAAGCGAAGCCACCAACCCCCCCAGAGCGGGACCGGGCGCGCCGGGGTGCAGGGGCCGGGGGCAGCGGGCGGGCGGGATGGGGGCAGACCCGGGGAGGCGGCGGGAGCGGGGGGCCGgggggaggctgggaggaggaggaggaggagggggccgGGGCCGGTCACAcacgcccgccgccgccgccgccgccgccgccgccggcagCAGCAGCCGCCCCGCGGGCCAGCACCACCGGCTGCCGGTCTCCGTGACAACGCGACCCCGGGGGGGGGGCCGGACCCGGCGGGGGCAGGAGGCGGAGAGACCGGACCTTTCACGGCAATATCCTCATGGGCCGGCGGCGGGGGGTCTTTGTCCCCCTCCCCGGGGGAAGCGGCGCCCTTCTCGGGAGCGGGGCTCAGGCGATGCCGGCGGATTTTCTTCACTCAACGAGCAGAGCATCCAACATGGCGCTGCGGCCGCCTCCAGCAGTCCGGCAGGACGGCCACTCGGAAAGTTTCGGGCGCTTTCGGAACGGCTCGGGAGGCCGAGGGTGGGAGGCCGCTTCGGCTCTTTCCGGAGACTGCGAGCGGTCGGGATTCCTCGGAAGCGCTCGGGCGCGGCTTCGGCCGCCGTTCGGGAGCGCTCCAGGGCGGACTCGCTTCCTCGGGAAGGATCGGCGAGGGGGCCGTCTGTGGCTGTCCGCGGCGCGGCTGCGGGGCGGAGGGAGAGTCCGAAGGCGAGGCTGGGCCTGTGAGCGGCCGCCCCTGCGGCCCAGCCGGGAGGGACAATGGTGACGgccccggggcctgcgggccgccGAGCCCTGCCCGCGGGAGCCGAGAGGTGCGGCCAGGGGAGAAGGTCCGTTCCTGTGGCAGGAACCGCTTAGCCAGAGTGACACCGGGAGGACAGGGACCCGCCGCGGCGACCTATTAA